One segment of Aquimarina sp. BL5 DNA contains the following:
- a CDS encoding sodium:solute symporter family protein translates to MSVQLWTYIIVGVTFALYIGIAIWSRASSTKEFYVAGGGVSPLANGMATAADWMSAASFISMAGIIAFAGYDGAVYLMGWTGGYVLLALLLAPYLRKFGKFTVPDFIGDRYYSKTARSVAVFCALLVSFTYVAGQMRGVGIVFSRFLEVDINTGVIIGMIIVLFYAVLGGMKGITYTQVAQYCVLIFAFMVPAIFISIQMTGNPIPQLGFGGTVTDGSGVYLLDKLDGLSTELGFAAYTDGSKSTLDVFAITLALMVGTAGLPHVIVRFFTVKRVKDARKSAGYALLLIAILYTTAPAVAVFAKTNLIESVQNKKYEELPAWFKNWEDTGLLGWTDKNGDGQVQYSSGHSVEGNKNKPIFDGKNRGENGQRMITNVNAATKNELFVDRDIMVLANPEIANLPNWVIALVAAGGLAAALSTAAGLLLVISSSVSHDLIKKMIKPDISEKGELIAARLSAVAAVCVAGYFGINPPGFVAAVVALAFGLAAASFFPAIVLGIFYKRMNKEGAVAGMVVGILCMLLYMIKYKLGWFDETLPPSSEWWFGISPEGFGAVAMVINFIISLVVSKFTAAPPEDVQEIVENIRLPNNAGEATGH, encoded by the coding sequence ATGAGTGTTCAATTATGGACTTATATTATTGTAGGAGTCACCTTCGCATTATATATTGGTATAGCTATCTGGTCAAGAGCTAGTTCTACAAAAGAGTTTTATGTAGCAGGTGGAGGTGTTTCTCCATTGGCTAATGGTATGGCTACGGCTGCAGATTGGATGAGTGCAGCTTCTTTCATATCTATGGCTGGAATTATTGCATTTGCCGGATATGATGGAGCTGTTTATTTAATGGGATGGACCGGAGGGTATGTATTATTAGCATTATTGCTAGCACCTTATCTTCGTAAATTCGGAAAGTTTACTGTCCCAGATTTTATTGGAGACCGTTATTATTCTAAAACAGCGCGATCAGTAGCAGTATTTTGCGCATTATTAGTATCCTTTACCTATGTCGCGGGACAGATGAGAGGAGTAGGGATAGTTTTTTCTCGATTTTTAGAAGTAGATATTAATACAGGTGTAATTATCGGGATGATTATTGTCCTTTTTTATGCAGTGTTAGGCGGTATGAAAGGAATCACTTATACACAAGTTGCACAATACTGCGTGTTGATATTTGCTTTTATGGTTCCAGCTATTTTTATTTCTATACAAATGACAGGCAATCCAATTCCACAATTAGGATTTGGAGGTACAGTTACAGATGGATCGGGAGTATATTTGTTAGATAAGTTGGATGGACTTAGTACAGAACTAGGTTTTGCAGCATATACAGATGGATCAAAATCGACATTAGATGTATTTGCAATTACATTGGCATTAATGGTAGGAACAGCAGGTTTACCACACGTAATTGTTCGGTTTTTTACTGTGAAACGAGTAAAAGATGCTCGTAAATCCGCAGGATATGCGTTACTATTAATCGCAATTTTATACACGACTGCTCCTGCAGTGGCTGTTTTTGCTAAAACGAATTTGATAGAATCTGTTCAGAATAAGAAGTACGAAGAGCTTCCGGCTTGGTTTAAGAATTGGGAAGATACAGGACTACTAGGTTGGACGGATAAAAATGGAGATGGACAGGTACAGTATTCTAGTGGTCACTCTGTAGAAGGAAATAAGAACAAACCTATTTTTGATGGTAAAAATAGAGGAGAAAATGGTCAAAGAATGATCACTAATGTAAATGCAGCAACAAAAAATGAGCTTTTTGTAGATAGAGATATTATGGTATTAGCAAATCCAGAGATAGCAAACTTGCCAAATTGGGTAATCGCATTGGTAGCAGCAGGAGGATTGGCAGCAGCATTATCTACAGCAGCTGGTTTATTATTGGTTATTTCTTCTTCTGTATCACATGATTTAATCAAGAAAATGATTAAGCCAGATATTTCTGAAAAAGGAGAACTAATCGCTGCTCGTCTTTCTGCTGTAGCGGCAGTTTGTGTAGCGGGATATTTTGGCATCAATCCACCAGGTTTTGTCGCAGCAGTAGTAGCATTAGCCTTTGGGTTAGCTGCAGCATCATTTTTTCCAGCAATTGTTTTGGGAATTTTTTACAAAAGAATGAATAAAGAAGGAGCAGTAGCAGGAATGGTTGTAGGTATTTTGTGTATGCTATTATATATGATTAAGTATAAACTAGGATGGTTTGATGAAACACTTCCACCTTCAAGCGAGTGGTGGTTTGGGATTTCACCAGAAGGTTTTGGTGCTGTAGCTATGGTTATTAATTTTATAATATCCTTGGTAGTATCTAAATTCACTGCTGCACCTCCTGAAGATGTTCAGGAGATTGTAGAAAACATTAGGTTACCTAATAATGCGGGAGAAGCAACTGGTCATTAA
- a CDS encoding DUF4212 domain-containing protein, translating into MTEKQKKAKAYWKENVKYLFILLAIWFVVSYGAGILLKDALNNIRLGGFRLGFWFAQQGSIYVFVILIFVYVRLMNKLDKKYGYDKD; encoded by the coding sequence ATGACAGAAAAACAGAAAAAGGCAAAAGCCTATTGGAAAGAGAATGTGAAATATCTTTTTATTCTTCTCGCTATTTGGTTTGTAGTATCGTATGGTGCGGGTATTTTGTTAAAGGATGCCTTAAATAATATTCGTCTTGGAGGTTTTCGACTAGGATTCTGGTTTGCTCAGCAAGGGTCTATATATGTGTTCGTGATTTTGATCTTTGTATATGTGCGATTGATGAATAAGTTAGATAAAAAGTATGGGTACGACAAAGATTAG
- a CDS encoding IS1 family transposase yields the protein MIIQTCPNCGSDKYIKSGIVNNRQRYKCKSCNYFFSVNKIGKKIDDYYVNKALQLYLEGLAYREIERVLGISHVSIMNWVKKYNIKRPYNHNYHPTYKILSASELSIYFQDVHNLSGAGCVVTELGDKFMLIKWERFRD from the coding sequence ATGATTATTCAAACCTGCCCTAATTGTGGTTCCGATAAATATATTAAGAGTGGTATTGTTAATAATAGACAACGATATAAGTGTAAATCCTGTAATTATTTTTTTTCGGTTAATAAAATAGGGAAGAAAATTGATGATTATTATGTTAATAAAGCGCTCCAGTTGTACTTAGAAGGGTTAGCATATCGAGAAATAGAAAGGGTTTTGGGAATTTCTCATGTCAGTATTATGAATTGGGTAAAAAAGTACAATATAAAGAGACCTTATAATCATAACTATCATCCAACCTATAAAATTCTGAGTGCATCAGAATTGTCAATTTATTTTCAGGATGTACATAATTTATCTGGCGCAGGTTGTGTTGTTACTGAACTAGGAGATAAATTTATGCTTATTAAATGGGAACGTTTCAGAGATTAG
- a CDS encoding sensor histidine kinase codes for MSNYILIFIIVVYLAFLFGVAFWAEKKAKSTWVNNAYVYTLSLAVYCSAWTYYGSVGIAATSGISFLTTYLGPVIAFPLWIIVLKKIIRISKQQKVSSIADFISLRYGNNRFLGALVTIICVLAIVPYISLQLKAISETFSIISEDMIPSSTSIFQDTTFYVALLLAIFAAFFGTRVTDATRRRQGIVFSVAVESILKLVFFLIIGVYVTYFLFDGTGDIYDKISSVENLKSLTTLDGLEAGINWYFMIALSFFAIFLLPRQFQVAVVENTSEKHLKKAIWLFPLYLLLFNVFVIFVAWGGKLSLDESLNPDYYTLLLPLQHDNIFLATLVFLGGFSAVISMVVVSTLALSVMLSNNLIIPYGFLDKFSRSHPERNANYIKNIRRIAIFSLIVGAYLFYINFNVQLSLFSIGQISFVIIAQLAPAFFIGLFWNRGSAIAAKSGIIAGILITIYTLILPFVQDIIVGNTDFIANGPFGIALLRPYELLGIDFMTPVTHAFFWSMFFNIMIYLSVSISQKGNYRERNYAEMFVNNSYDSLQESAYVWKGEAYVSDIRNLLIKFLGIQRTERALNLFYRKHDLPPTLKKADSRLINFSEKLLTGSIGGASSRILIASVVKEQPVTLVEVLEILEESKKTISTNKFLKQRSDELTELTDELKKANEELKLQDKIKDEFLDTVAHELKTPITSIRAASEVLLDNDQDMPNDLRIQFLDTILMDSERLSKLIHNILDLEKLASGREVFDKRNNNLTETIKQAISGVYTIAQQKNIRIVTSELPEVILVFCDEDRMLQVFTNLLSNAIKFVEDKKGLITIALLDVDDFVRVTIQDNGKGIPKSDRKYIFDKFYQSHNQNIKKPLGSGLGLAICKQIIEGHNGEIWIDDSFNNGAKFVIDLPKSLK; via the coding sequence ATGAGTAATTATATTTTAATATTCATAATCGTAGTGTATTTAGCATTTTTATTTGGAGTGGCTTTTTGGGCAGAAAAAAAGGCAAAGAGTACTTGGGTGAATAATGCATACGTTTATACATTATCACTTGCTGTTTATTGTTCGGCATGGACTTATTATGGGAGTGTGGGAATTGCTGCTACTTCGGGAATTAGTTTTTTAACGACGTATTTAGGACCTGTGATAGCGTTTCCATTATGGATAATCGTTTTAAAAAAAATAATACGAATCTCTAAACAACAAAAAGTATCTAGCATTGCAGATTTTATATCCTTGCGTTACGGGAACAATAGATTTTTAGGAGCGTTAGTAACTATAATTTGTGTTTTAGCTATTGTACCATATATCTCATTACAGTTAAAAGCTATTTCAGAAACGTTTTCGATTATTTCTGAGGATATGATTCCTTCATCTACTTCAATTTTTCAGGACACTACTTTTTATGTAGCGCTCTTGCTAGCGATATTTGCTGCCTTTTTTGGTACTCGAGTCACAGATGCTACTCGAAGAAGGCAAGGAATTGTTTTTTCAGTTGCGGTAGAATCCATTTTGAAACTTGTTTTCTTTTTGATAATAGGAGTTTATGTAACTTACTTTTTATTCGATGGTACCGGAGATATATACGATAAAATTTCTTCCGTAGAAAATTTAAAATCTCTAACTACACTTGATGGATTAGAAGCAGGTATAAATTGGTATTTTATGATTGCACTATCGTTTTTTGCCATTTTTTTATTGCCAAGACAGTTTCAGGTAGCTGTTGTTGAAAATACTTCAGAAAAACATTTAAAAAAAGCGATTTGGCTCTTTCCTTTATATCTTTTATTATTTAATGTATTCGTAATATTTGTAGCTTGGGGAGGAAAGTTAAGTCTCGATGAAAGTTTAAATCCAGATTATTATACATTATTACTACCATTACAACACGACAATATTTTTTTGGCGACCTTGGTATTTTTAGGAGGGTTTTCTGCCGTAATTTCAATGGTGGTTGTTTCTACACTAGCACTTTCAGTTATGCTCAGTAATAATTTAATTATTCCATATGGTTTTTTAGATAAGTTTAGCAGAAGTCATCCAGAGAGAAATGCGAACTATATAAAGAACATTAGAAGAATAGCAATTTTTTCATTGATTGTCGGGGCTTATTTATTTTATATTAATTTTAATGTACAGTTGTCCTTATTTTCGATTGGACAAATATCTTTTGTGATCATTGCGCAACTGGCACCGGCATTTTTTATAGGATTATTTTGGAATAGAGGTTCTGCTATCGCGGCCAAATCCGGAATAATAGCTGGAATATTAATAACAATATACACCCTAATCCTTCCTTTTGTTCAGGATATTATAGTAGGTAATACAGATTTTATAGCAAACGGACCTTTTGGGATTGCACTATTAAGACCTTATGAACTGTTAGGGATCGATTTTATGACACCTGTTACTCACGCTTTTTTTTGGAGTATGTTTTTTAATATTATGATATATTTATCAGTATCGATTTCTCAGAAAGGAAATTATAGAGAACGTAATTATGCTGAAATGTTTGTGAATAATAGTTATGATTCTTTACAAGAAAGTGCCTATGTATGGAAAGGAGAGGCATATGTGTCGGATATTAGAAATTTATTGATAAAATTCCTAGGAATCCAAAGAACGGAAAGAGCTTTAAATCTTTTTTATAGAAAACATGATTTACCACCAACGCTTAAGAAAGCAGATTCTAGATTAATTAATTTTTCAGAAAAATTGTTAACAGGAAGTATAGGAGGAGCTTCATCCAGAATATTGATAGCTAGTGTCGTAAAAGAGCAACCGGTTACTTTGGTAGAAGTGTTAGAGATTTTAGAAGAAAGTAAAAAAACAATTTCTACAAACAAGTTTTTAAAACAAAGATCTGATGAGCTTACGGAGTTAACGGATGAACTAAAAAAAGCCAACGAAGAGTTAAAGCTTCAAGACAAAATAAAAGATGAATTTTTAGATACAGTCGCGCACGAGCTCAAAACTCCGATTACGTCAATCAGAGCTGCTTCAGAGGTTTTGTTGGATAATGATCAAGATATGCCAAATGATTTAAGAATTCAGTTTTTAGATACCATATTGATGGATTCAGAGCGTTTGTCTAAATTAATACATAATATACTCGATCTAGAGAAATTAGCATCGGGAAGAGAAGTTTTTGACAAGAGAAACAATAATTTAACAGAAACCATAAAACAAGCGATCTCCGGAGTTTATACAATTGCACAACAAAAAAACATTAGAATTGTCACTTCAGAATTACCTGAGGTAATTTTAGTTTTTTGTGATGAAGATCGAATGCTGCAAGTGTTTACGAATCTATTATCGAATGCTATTAAATTTGTAGAAGATAAAAAGGGGTTGATTACGATTGCACTTTTAGACGTAGATGATTTTGTTAGAGTTACAATACAAGATAATGGAAAAGGGATCCCTAAAAGTGATAGGAAATATATATTTGATAAATTTTATCAATCTCATAATCAAAACATCAAAAAACCTTTAGGTAGTGGCTTAGGTCTGGCTATATGTAAGCAAATTATAGAAGGGCATAATGGCGAAATATGGATTGATGATTCTTTTAATAACGGAGCAAAATTTGTAATTGATTTGCCGAAGAGTTTAAAATAA